One window of the Candidatus Cloacimonadota bacterium genome contains the following:
- a CDS encoding IS1634 family transposase, giving the protein MYLRSTKRKNKNGTVTEYLQLAHNVRDPETNSTVARIIHSFGRADQLDREALVRLARSIARVCGITILDSAATGVHQQGSGGLPDDLEILRTVELGTVLVIETLWERLGIGKALRALLGKGKYAVPYDQALLAMTANRLCDPESKLGVWDRWLERVHLPGCHGLKLRQMYEAMDFLHQHIDAVEEAVFFQTANLFNLSVDLIFYDTTTASFAIDYEDEADENNAGLRQYGHSKEGTWTPQIVVALAVTREGLPVKGWVFPGNTADVSTVERIRQDLRGWKLGRALFVADSGMNSADNREELARACGKYLLATRMATVAEIKQEVLAQPGRYTEITDNLHAKEVVLGDGERRRRYILCYNPKEAERQRAHRDGIVRLLEEELASHRDRDASAQWAVELLASKRYKRYLATTEAGKLRLDRAAITEAKRYDGKWVLETNDDTISLEDAALGYKGLLVIERCFRSLKRTQIQMMPMYHWAGRRIETHVKICVLALLLERVAELECGQPWS; this is encoded by the coding sequence ATGTACCTGCGATCCACGAAACGAAAGAACAAGAACGGCACCGTCACCGAGTACCTCCAGCTCGCCCACAACGTGCGGGATCCGGAGACCAACTCCACCGTTGCCCGCATCATTCACAGCTTCGGCCGGGCCGATCAGCTGGACCGCGAGGCCCTCGTCCGGCTTGCCCGCTCCATCGCCAGGGTCTGCGGGATCACCATCCTGGATTCCGCTGCCACTGGCGTTCACCAACAGGGCAGCGGCGGGTTGCCCGATGATCTTGAAATTCTGCGCACGGTCGAACTCGGCACCGTGCTGGTCATTGAAACCCTGTGGGAGCGACTGGGCATCGGCAAGGCGCTCCGGGCCCTGCTCGGCAAGGGCAAGTACGCCGTCCCCTACGACCAGGCGCTGCTGGCCATGACCGCCAACCGCCTCTGCGATCCCGAGTCCAAGCTCGGGGTCTGGGATCGCTGGCTGGAGCGGGTCCATCTTCCCGGTTGCCATGGCCTGAAACTGCGGCAGATGTACGAGGCCATGGACTTTCTCCACCAGCATATCGATGCGGTTGAGGAGGCGGTCTTTTTCCAGACCGCCAATCTGTTCAACCTCTCGGTCGACCTGATTTTCTACGACACCACCACGGCTTCGTTTGCCATCGACTACGAGGACGAGGCCGACGAAAACAACGCTGGCCTGCGCCAGTACGGCCATTCCAAGGAGGGTACCTGGACCCCACAGATCGTTGTCGCCCTGGCGGTCACCCGGGAAGGGCTGCCGGTGAAGGGTTGGGTCTTTCCCGGCAACACCGCGGATGTGTCCACGGTCGAGCGCATCCGCCAGGACCTCCGCGGCTGGAAACTCGGCCGCGCCCTGTTTGTGGCCGACTCGGGCATGAACTCCGCGGACAACCGGGAAGAGCTGGCCCGGGCCTGCGGCAAGTACCTGCTGGCCACCCGGATGGCAACGGTGGCCGAGATAAAACAAGAGGTGCTCGCCCAACCCGGCCGCTACACCGAGATCACCGACAATCTGCACGCCAAAGAGGTCGTCCTCGGCGATGGCGAACGCCGGCGACGGTATATCCTCTGTTACAACCCGAAGGAGGCCGAGCGGCAACGGGCCCACCGGGACGGGATCGTCCGCCTGCTCGAAGAGGAACTGGCCAGCCATCGCGACCGGGATGCCTCCGCCCAGTGGGCCGTCGAACTGCTGGCCTCCAAACGCTACAAGCGCTACCTGGCCACGACCGAGGCCGGCAAGCTCCGCCTGGATCGCGCCGCCATCACCGAGGCCAAGCGGTATGACGGCAAATGGGTGCTGGAAACCAATGATGACACCATCAGCCTGGAAGACGCCGCCCTCGGCTACAAGGGGCTTCTGGTGATCGAGCGGTGTTTCCGCTCACTGAAACGCACCCAGATCCAGATGATGCCGATGTACCATTGGGCCGGCCGGCGCATCGAGACCCATGTGAAAATCTGCGTCCTGGCCCTGTTGCTCGAGCGCGTGGCCGAGCTTGAATGCGGGCAACCCTGGTCCC